Proteins encoded together in one Streptomyces umbrinus window:
- a CDS encoding DEAD/DEAH box helicase gives MTLPVALTGTDVIGQAKTGTGKTLGFGLPLLERVTVPADVEAGRAQPEQLTDAPQALVVVPTRELCTQVTNDLLTAGKVRNVRVLAIYGGRAYEPQVEALKKGVDVIVGTPGRLLDLAGQRKLDLKHIKSLVLDEADEMLDLGFLPDVEKIINMLPARRQTMLFSATMPGAVIGLARRYMSQPTHIRATAPDDEGQTVRNTKQFVYRAHNMDKPEMVSRILQADGRGLVMVFCRTKRTAADLADQLQQRGFASGAVHGDLGQGAREQALRAFRNGKVDVLVCTDVAARGIDVEGVTHVINYQSPEDEKTYLHRIGRTGRAGAKGIAITLVDWDDIPRWQLINKALDLGLSDPPETYSTSPRLYEELSIPAGTKGVLPRAERTRAGLSAEVVEDLGETGGRGPRGRGGRSGAPASASAPVAERDRERPARTPRRRRRTRNGTPLDATEQQTTPETTESAPAAAATEPRTPRRRRRTRSGGASEAAETAVATAEGTVADAAGPIASAEPVAAEPRSRRRRSRRTAEAAQPEVAVVEEAPTAPVAPVAEAVEVSEPASETRPRRRTRKAATAAETAVDTAEGTVVEAAEVTETKPRRRTRKAAQAPEAVVEAAVEPVEAVEAKPRRTRKATTTAAAEAALDTAEAAEAKPRRRTRKAAASDEVAAAVEAAIPAQVAEEAEAKPGRRTRKAVTAATVAEIAPVDEAPVAEAKPRRRTRKAAEVAVDTAEGTTVEAPAAAATKSRRTHKTAAAAEAAVDTAEATEAAETKPRRRTTRKVAVAEADIPAQATEAAPAEAPVKPRRTRKTAATATVADAVTAEAAPEAKPRRRARKTAAVAETTES, from the coding sequence ATGACGCTCCCCGTTGCCCTGACCGGCACCGACGTCATCGGCCAGGCCAAGACCGGCACCGGCAAGACGCTGGGCTTCGGCCTTCCGCTCCTGGAGCGCGTGACCGTTCCCGCGGACGTCGAGGCGGGCCGGGCCCAGCCCGAGCAGCTCACCGACGCCCCGCAGGCCCTCGTCGTCGTCCCGACGCGCGAGCTGTGCACGCAGGTCACGAACGACCTGCTGACCGCCGGCAAGGTCCGTAACGTACGCGTTCTGGCCATCTATGGCGGCCGGGCGTACGAGCCGCAGGTCGAGGCCCTCAAGAAGGGCGTCGACGTGATCGTCGGCACCCCGGGCCGGCTGCTGGACCTGGCGGGCCAGCGGAAGCTCGACCTCAAGCACATCAAGTCCCTCGTCCTCGACGAGGCCGACGAGATGCTCGACCTGGGCTTCCTGCCCGACGTCGAGAAGATCATCAACATGCTGCCGGCCCGCCGTCAAACGATGCTGTTCTCGGCGACCATGCCGGGCGCGGTCATCGGTCTCGCGCGCCGCTACATGTCGCAGCCCACACACATCCGCGCCACGGCGCCGGACGACGAGGGCCAGACGGTCCGCAACACCAAGCAGTTCGTCTACCGCGCGCACAACATGGACAAGCCGGAGATGGTCTCGCGGATACTGCAGGCCGACGGCCGCGGTCTCGTGATGGTCTTCTGCCGCACCAAGCGGACGGCGGCGGATCTCGCCGACCAGTTGCAGCAGCGCGGTTTCGCCTCCGGCGCGGTCCACGGCGACCTCGGCCAGGGCGCCCGCGAGCAGGCGCTGCGCGCCTTCCGCAACGGCAAGGTGGACGTGCTCGTCTGCACCGACGTGGCCGCGCGCGGCATCGACGTCGAGGGCGTCACGCACGTCATCAACTACCAGTCCCCCGAGGACGAGAAGACGTACCTGCACCGCATCGGCCGTACGGGCCGCGCGGGTGCCAAGGGCATCGCGATCACCCTCGTCGACTGGGACGACATCCCGCGCTGGCAGCTCATCAACAAGGCGCTGGACCTCGGTCTGAGCGACCCGCCGGAGACGTACTCCACGTCCCCGCGCCTCTACGAGGAGCTGAGCATCCCGGCGGGCACCAAGGGCGTCCTGCCGCGTGCCGAGCGCACCCGCGCCGGTCTCTCCGCCGAGGTGGTCGAGGACCTCGGCGAGACCGGCGGGCGTGGCCCGCGCGGCCGCGGTGGCCGTTCCGGCGCCCCGGCCTCGGCCTCCGCCCCGGTCGCCGAGCGCGACCGCGAGCGCCCGGCCCGTACGCCGCGTCGCCGTCGCCGCACCCGCAACGGCACGCCGCTCGACGCCACGGAGCAGCAGACCACCCCTGAGACCACGGAGTCGGCGCCGGCCGCCGCGGCCACGGAGCCGCGCACGCCGCGTCGCCGTCGTCGTACGCGTTCCGGTGGCGCGTCGGAGGCCGCCGAGACGGCCGTCGCCACGGCCGAGGGCACGGTGGCGGACGCCGCCGGGCCGATCGCGTCGGCCGAACCGGTCGCCGCGGAGCCCAGGTCGCGTCGCCGCCGTTCGCGCCGGACCGCGGAGGCCGCTCAGCCCGAGGTCGCCGTCGTCGAGGAGGCACCCACGGCTCCCGTGGCCCCCGTCGCCGAGGCGGTCGAGGTGTCCGAGCCGGCGTCCGAGACCAGGCCGCGCCGCCGGACCCGTAAGGCCGCCACGGCCGCCGAGACCGCGGTGGACACCGCCGAGGGCACGGTCGTCGAGGCGGCGGAGGTCACCGAGACGAAGCCGCGCCGCCGTACGCGGAAGGCCGCCCAGGCCCCCGAGGCCGTGGTGGAAGCCGCTGTCGAGCCGGTGGAGGCCGTCGAGGCCAAGCCGCGCCGCACTCGCAAGGCGACGACCACGGCGGCCGCGGAGGCCGCCCTGGACACCGCCGAGGCCGCGGAGGCCAAGCCGCGCCGCCGTACTCGTAAGGCCGCCGCTTCCGACGAGGTCGCCGCAGCCGTCGAAGCCGCCATCCCGGCCCAGGTGGCCGAGGAGGCCGAGGCCAAGCCGGGCCGCCGCACCCGCAAGGCCGTCACGGCCGCCACTGTCGCGGAGATCGCTCCGGTGGACGAGGCGCCCGTCGCGGAGGCCAAGCCGCGTCGGCGTACGCGCAAGGCCGCCGAGGTAGCGGTGGACACCGCTGAGGGCACCACAGTCGAGGCACCGGCGGCCGCGGCGACGAAGTCGCGCCGCACCCACAAGACCGCGGCAGCCGCAGAGGCCGCCGTGGACACCGCGGAGGCGACCGAGGCTGCCGAGACGAAGCCCCGCCGCCGCACCACCCGCAAGGTCGCGGTCGCCGAGGCCGACATCCCGGCCCAGGCCACCGAGGCCGCCCCGGCCGAGGCCCCGGTCAAGCCGCGCCGCACCCGCAAGACGGCGGCCACGGCCACCGTCGCGGACGCTGTCACGGCGGAGGCCGCCCCCGAGGCCAAGCCCCGCCGCCGTGCGCGCAAGACGGCAGCGGTCGCCGAGACGACGGAGAGCTGA
- a CDS encoding alpha/beta fold hydrolase: protein MSRPATFVPPSGARAYRLATARGEFAVIEAGSPEKGTALLLPGFTGSKEDFISLHEPLAAAGYRTVAVDGRGQYESPGPTNDEAPYAQAELAQDVLAQIDALTGGPTDGPRERVHLVGHSFGGQVARAAVLLDPSRFRSLTLMASGPAEISPSQQQRVKLLRDALAVMDLGQVWEAIQALEPPEDAEGDLDAGLDDQDDLKRRWLGNSPAQLIAAGRQLCEEPDRVAELAAVGLPVHVLSGERDDTWPVPLLDDMAVRLDAHRTIVGGAEHSPNSDRPRETAEALAAFWHQVS, encoded by the coding sequence ATGAGCAGGCCCGCCACTTTCGTCCCGCCGTCCGGAGCCCGCGCGTATCGGCTCGCCACCGCGCGCGGGGAGTTCGCCGTGATCGAGGCGGGCAGCCCCGAGAAGGGCACCGCGCTCCTGCTGCCGGGGTTCACCGGCAGCAAGGAGGACTTCATCTCGCTGCACGAACCGCTGGCCGCGGCCGGATACCGGACCGTCGCCGTGGACGGGCGCGGTCAGTACGAGTCGCCGGGCCCGACAAACGACGAAGCGCCTTACGCGCAGGCCGAGTTGGCGCAGGACGTCCTCGCCCAGATCGACGCGCTGACCGGCGGTCCGACCGACGGCCCGCGGGAGCGCGTCCACCTCGTGGGCCACTCCTTCGGCGGGCAGGTCGCCCGGGCGGCCGTGCTGCTGGATCCGTCCCGTTTCCGGTCGCTCACCCTGATGGCGTCGGGCCCCGCCGAGATCTCCCCCTCCCAGCAGCAGCGCGTGAAGCTCCTGCGGGACGCGCTCGCCGTGATGGACCTGGGTCAGGTGTGGGAGGCCATCCAGGCGCTTGAGCCGCCGGAGGACGCCGAGGGCGACCTGGACGCGGGTCTGGACGACCAGGACGACCTGAAGCGGCGCTGGCTCGGCAACAGCCCGGCCCAACTCATCGCGGCGGGGCGGCAGTTGTGCGAGGAGCCCGACCGGGTGGCCGAGCTGGCCGCCGTCGGACTGCCCGTCCATGTCCTGTCGGGCGAACGCGACGACACATGGCCTGTGCCGCTCCTCGACGACATGGCCGTACGCCTCGACGCGCACCGCACGATCGTCGGCGGGGCCGAGCACTCACCCAACTCGGACCGTCCGCGGGAGACGGCGGAGGCGCTCGCGGCGTTCTGGCACCAGGTGAGCTGA
- a CDS encoding NYN domain-containing protein encodes MNDDLDPAVLGARIDRTNELLLRMLAEVAKTPSTHAIFVDAGYLYAAAGRLVAGTEDRRAFDLDAEGLIEALIDRARTIFADSRLLRVYWYDGARRRIHTAEQQSIAELPDVKVRLGNLNANNQQKGVDSLIRTDLESLARHRAISDAALIGGDEDLVSAVEAAQGYGARVHLWGIEAPEGRNQAEPLLWEVDSQRTFDLEFFKPYVARRTSASYDTSAAGRPTREDVRFVGAQIAAKWLAARGREALAELLPGHPYLPGPVDQDLLVEAEGLLQYSLRGQADLRRSLRDGFWEHLQGQY; translated from the coding sequence ATGAATGACGACCTCGATCCAGCGGTGCTCGGTGCGCGTATCGACCGCACGAACGAGCTGCTCCTGCGCATGCTCGCCGAGGTGGCGAAGACGCCGTCGACTCATGCGATCTTCGTCGACGCGGGGTATCTCTACGCGGCCGCGGGCCGGCTCGTCGCCGGGACGGAGGACCGCCGGGCCTTCGATCTGGACGCCGAGGGACTCATCGAGGCGCTCATCGACCGGGCCCGCACGATCTTCGCGGACAGCAGGCTGCTGCGCGTCTACTGGTACGACGGGGCGCGGCGCCGCATCCACACCGCGGAGCAGCAGTCCATCGCCGAGCTGCCCGACGTGAAGGTCCGCCTCGGCAACCTCAACGCCAACAACCAGCAGAAGGGCGTCGACTCCCTGATCCGTACGGATCTGGAGTCGCTGGCCCGGCACCGCGCCATCAGCGACGCGGCGCTCATCGGCGGCGACGAGGACCTGGTCTCGGCGGTCGAGGCGGCGCAGGGGTACGGGGCCCGCGTGCACCTCTGGGGCATCGAGGCGCCGGAGGGGCGCAACCAGGCGGAGCCGCTGCTCTGGGAGGTCGACAGTCAGCGCACGTTCGACCTGGAGTTCTTCAAGCCGTACGTCGCCCGGCGGACCTCCGCCTCGTACGACACGTCGGCGGCGGGCCGGCCCACGCGCGAGGACGTGCGGTTCGTGGGCGCGCAGATCGCCGCGAAGTGGCTGGCCGCGCGGGGGCGCGAGGCGCTGGCGGAGCTGCTGCCCGGGCATCCCTATCTGCCAGGGCCTGTCGACCAGGATCTGCTCGTGGAGGCGGAGGGGCTGCTGCAGTACTCGCTGCGGGGGCAGGCGGATCTGCGAAGGTCCCTGCGGGACGGCTTCTGGGAGCACTTGCAGGGGCAGTACTAG
- a CDS encoding MarC family protein gives MFDLAVFGSLFLTLFVIMDPPGITPIFLALTAGRPAKVQKRMAFQAVCVAGGVIAVFGLLGHQILNYLHVSVPALMIAGGLLLLLIALDLLTGKTDEPKQTKDVNVALVPLGMPLLAGPGAIVSVILAVQKADGVASQVSVWAAIVAIHVVLWVVMRYSLLIIRVIKDGGVVLVTRLAGMMLSAIAVQQIINGVTQVIQSS, from the coding sequence GTGTTCGACCTCGCCGTCTTCGGCTCCCTCTTCCTGACCCTCTTCGTCATCATGGATCCCCCCGGGATCACCCCGATCTTCCTCGCGCTGACGGCCGGACGGCCGGCCAAGGTGCAGAAGCGGATGGCGTTCCAGGCCGTCTGCGTGGCCGGCGGAGTCATCGCCGTCTTCGGGCTGCTCGGGCACCAGATCCTCAACTACCTGCACGTGTCCGTCCCCGCGCTGATGATCGCGGGCGGGCTGCTGCTCCTGCTCATCGCGCTCGACCTGCTCACGGGCAAGACGGACGAGCCCAAGCAGACGAAGGACGTCAACGTCGCCCTCGTGCCGCTGGGCATGCCGTTGCTCGCCGGGCCGGGCGCGATCGTGTCCGTCATCCTCGCCGTGCAGAAGGCCGACGGCGTGGCGTCGCAGGTGTCGGTGTGGGCCGCGATCGTCGCGATCCATGTCGTGCTGTGGGTGGTGATGCGGTACTCGCTGCTGATCATCCGGGTCATCAAGGACGGCGGTGTCGTGCTGGTGACGCGGCTCGCGGGCATGATGCTCTCCGCGATCGCCGTGCAGCAGATCATCAACGGCGTCACGCAGGTCATCCAGAGCAGCTGA
- a CDS encoding PHP domain-containing protein: MRIDLHCHSTASDGTDTPAELVRNAGAAGLDVVALTDHDTTRGYAEALAALPAGLTLVTGAELSCRLDGVGLHMLAYLFDPEEPELLSERELVRDDRVPRAQAMIANLQELGVPVTWEQVERIAAGGSVGRPHIATALVELGVVRSVSDAFTTEWLADGGRAYVEKHESDPFEMIRLVKAAGGVTVFAHPAASKRGQTVPESAIAELAAAGLDGIEVDHMDHEPATRARLRGLAGELGLLPTGSSDYHGSRKTCVLGEFTTDPEIYGEITRRATGAFPVPGAGGGAGR, encoded by the coding sequence GTGCGCATCGATCTGCACTGCCACTCCACGGCGTCCGACGGTACGGACACCCCCGCCGAGCTGGTGCGCAACGCCGGTGCCGCCGGGCTCGACGTCGTCGCGCTGACCGATCACGACACCACCCGCGGGTACGCGGAGGCCCTGGCGGCCCTGCCCGCCGGGCTCACGTTGGTGACGGGAGCCGAGCTCTCCTGCCGTCTCGACGGAGTGGGGCTGCACATGCTGGCGTACCTCTTCGATCCCGAGGAGCCCGAGCTGCTGAGCGAGCGCGAGCTCGTACGCGACGACCGGGTGCCGCGGGCCCAGGCGATGATCGCCAACCTCCAGGAGCTGGGCGTGCCGGTCACCTGGGAGCAGGTCGAGCGCATCGCGGCCGGCGGTTCCGTGGGGCGGCCGCACATCGCCACCGCGCTGGTCGAGCTGGGTGTCGTACGCAGCGTCTCCGACGCGTTCACGACCGAGTGGCTCGCCGACGGCGGGCGCGCCTACGTCGAGAAGCACGAGTCGGACCCCTTCGAGATGATCCGGCTCGTCAAGGCCGCGGGCGGCGTGACCGTCTTCGCGCATCCCGCCGCCTCCAAGCGTGGGCAGACCGTGCCGGAGTCCGCGATCGCGGAGCTCGCGGCGGCCGGGCTCGACGGGATCGAGGTCGACCACATGGACCACGAACCGGCCACCCGGGCCCGACTGCGCGGCCTCGCGGGCGAGTTGGGGCTGTTGCCGACCGGCTCCAGCGACTATCACGGCAGCCGCAAGACGTGTGTGCTCGGGGAGTTCACGACGGATCCCGAGATCTACGGGGAGATCACCCGGCGGGCCACCGGCGCGTTTCCCGTACCGGGCGCCGGCGGAGGCGCTGGGCGCTGA
- a CDS encoding DUF6758 family protein — MRGEPSCPKCGGRVRAPGLFADSWQCDVHGIVHPLQPVIPPSVEALGVVVHRARVPVWMPWPLPVGWLFTGAAFAGDDRSGGRATAVACSGPGPLGGIGELVLIAEELGVGLGARYAGIDGPDPGPYMSVEKPAQAKLLAAGRPTPLWHVAGTPDDRAVFAGEARGLWLWAVVWPEQSGLLMYDELVLTDLRDAGAEVDLLPCGALSPRILEP, encoded by the coding sequence ATGAGGGGCGAACCCAGTTGCCCGAAGTGTGGTGGCCGGGTCAGGGCTCCCGGCCTCTTTGCCGACTCCTGGCAGTGCGATGTGCACGGCATCGTGCATCCGCTGCAGCCCGTGATCCCGCCCAGCGTCGAAGCCCTCGGCGTGGTCGTGCACCGTGCGCGCGTACCGGTGTGGATGCCGTGGCCGCTGCCCGTCGGCTGGCTCTTCACGGGCGCCGCGTTCGCCGGCGACGACCGCAGTGGCGGTCGCGCCACGGCGGTGGCCTGCTCCGGGCCGGGGCCGCTCGGTGGCATAGGGGAGCTGGTGCTCATCGCCGAGGAACTCGGGGTCGGGCTCGGCGCGCGGTACGCGGGGATCGACGGGCCCGATCCGGGGCCGTACATGAGCGTCGAGAAGCCCGCCCAGGCGAAGTTGCTCGCCGCGGGGCGGCCGACGCCGTTGTGGCATGTCGCCGGGACACCCGACGACCGGGCCGTCTTCGCGGGGGAGGCGCGGGGGTTGTGGCTGTGGGCCGTTGTGTGGCCCGAGCAGTCGGGGTTGCTGATGTATGACGAGCTGGTGCTCACGGATCTGCGGGATGCGGGGGCGGAAGTGGATCTGTTGCCTTGTGGGGCGTTGTCGCCGCGGATTCTTGAGCCGTAG
- a CDS encoding MFS transporter, whose product MNSGTAEHTGGPAEGDTFDAGAGGLLRQPKAVWATAGASVVAFMGIGLVDPILPSIAKGLDATAGQVSLLFTSYFLITAVAMLVTGFVSSRIGGRRTLLLGLALVVVFAGLSGTSGSVGELVGFRAGWGLGNALFVSTALAVIVGAAAGGSAAAILLYESALGLGMACGPLLGALLGDASWRYPFFGTAVLMAIGFLCITAFLKEQPKPARKTGLLDPIKALGHGGLASAAASAFFYNYTFFTVLAFTPFVLNMSPYKSGAVFFAWGLLLAVFSVLVAPRLQARFGSLKVLGGSLVLLAADVLVLGYGSHTAAVVCTILSGAFIGVNNTVYTELALGVSDAPRPVASAGYNFVRWFAAAAAPFFAPRIEEWTDIHIPFVVATVTAVLGAVVVLVRRKSLAHEAEELETRHATEDSVAVFAN is encoded by the coding sequence ATGAACAGCGGTACGGCAGAGCACACAGGAGGTCCCGCCGAAGGGGACACGTTCGACGCGGGGGCCGGCGGCCTCCTGCGTCAGCCGAAGGCGGTCTGGGCGACCGCCGGGGCATCCGTCGTCGCCTTCATGGGCATCGGGCTCGTCGACCCGATCCTGCCCTCCATCGCCAAGGGCCTGGACGCCACCGCGGGCCAGGTCTCGCTGCTCTTCACCTCCTACTTCCTGATCACGGCCGTCGCGATGCTGGTCACGGGCTTCGTCTCCAGCCGCATCGGCGGCCGCAGGACCCTGCTCCTCGGCCTCGCCCTGGTCGTGGTCTTCGCGGGCCTGTCCGGCACGTCCGGTTCGGTCGGCGAACTCGTCGGATTCCGCGCGGGCTGGGGGCTCGGCAACGCGCTGTTCGTCTCGACGGCCCTCGCGGTCATCGTCGGCGCGGCGGCCGGCGGCAGCGCCGCGGCGATCCTGCTGTACGAGTCCGCCCTGGGCCTCGGCATGGCCTGCGGACCCCTGCTGGGCGCACTGCTCGGGGACGCCAGCTGGCGCTACCCGTTCTTCGGCACCGCGGTCCTGATGGCGATCGGGTTCCTGTGCATCACGGCGTTCCTGAAGGAGCAGCCGAAGCCCGCGCGCAAGACCGGCCTGCTCGACCCGATCAAGGCGCTCGGCCACGGCGGGCTCGCCTCGGCGGCCGCCTCCGCGTTCTTCTACAACTACACGTTCTTCACCGTGCTGGCCTTCACGCCGTTCGTGCTGAACATGAGCCCGTACAAGTCCGGCGCGGTCTTCTTCGCCTGGGGGCTGCTGCTCGCGGTGTTCTCGGTGCTCGTGGCGCCGCGACTGCAGGCACGGTTCGGGTCGCTGAAGGTGCTCGGCGGTTCACTGGTGCTGCTCGCGGCCGACGTGCTCGTCCTCGGCTACGGCAGCCACACCGCGGCCGTCGTCTGCACGATCCTCTCCGGCGCCTTCATCGGCGTGAACAACACCGTCTACACGGAGCTCGCGCTCGGCGTCTCGGACGCCCCGCGCCCGGTGGCGAGCGCCGGCTACAACTTCGTCCGCTGGTTCGCGGCCGCCGCCGCGCCCTTCTTCGCGCCGAGGATCGAGGAGTGGACCGACATCCACATCCCGTTCGTGGTCGCGACGGTCACCGCGGTACTGGGTGCGGTCGTCGTCCTCGTACGCCGGAAGTCGCTCGCACACGAGGCCGAGGAACTCGAGACCCGGCACGCGACCGAGGACAGTGTGGCCGTGTTTGCCAACTGA
- a CDS encoding suppressor of fused domain protein codes for MADVLPLVETRLRTALGEPDARAAVTFLGTDRIEVLRFTDGTGGGTDTGIVRYATLGMSAQPMADPTAVVADPVAGPRAELVLSVRAGAADTDKVLRPLAVLAASPQVEGLVVAPGASLDVGEPLWPGAPFTSVLVAEAGGLIEDLELDAPLDPVRFLPLLPMTPNEAAWKRVHGAGALQERWLTSGTDLRDPSRTSVPLD; via the coding sequence ATGGCTGATGTTCTTCCTCTGGTCGAGACCCGGTTGCGTACCGCGCTGGGCGAACCGGACGCGCGCGCCGCGGTGACCTTCCTCGGCACGGACCGCATCGAGGTGCTCCGTTTCACGGACGGAACCGGCGGAGGAACGGACACGGGGATCGTCCGCTACGCCACGCTCGGCATGTCCGCCCAGCCGATGGCCGACCCCACGGCGGTCGTCGCAGACCCGGTCGCGGGTCCGCGCGCCGAGCTGGTCCTCTCCGTACGGGCCGGCGCCGCCGACACCGACAAGGTGCTCCGCCCGCTCGCCGTACTGGCCGCGTCCCCGCAGGTCGAGGGCCTGGTCGTGGCCCCGGGCGCCTCGCTCGACGTGGGTGAGCCCCTGTGGCCGGGCGCCCCCTTCACCTCCGTACTGGTCGCCGAGGCGGGCGGTCTGATCGAGGACCTGGAGCTCGACGCACCCCTCGATCCCGTACGTTTCCTGCCGCTGCTCCCCATGACGCCGAACGAGGCCGCGTGGAAGCGGGTGCACGGCGCGGGGGCCCTCCAGGAGCGCTGGCTGACGAGCGGAACGGACCTGCGCGATCCCTCACGCACGTCCGTCCCACTGGACTGA
- a CDS encoding magnesium and cobalt transport protein CorA, translating into MSMIRDLRAAVRPSLRKDGGAYDTTRAAGASSAVVDCAVYRDGVRLPSDDGLTPRAAIRQARRDGGFAWIGLHEPTEAEFAGVAAEFGLHPLAVEDAVHAHQRPKLERYDDTLFAVFKTIHYVEHDELTATSEVVETGEVMCFTGRDFFITVRHGGQGSLRALRHRLQDDPELLTKGPSAVLHAIADHVVDGYVAVADALQDDVDEVETEVFSPGPRGGVSRGVDSARIYQLKREVLEFKRAVSPLMRPMQLLSERPMRLVDPDIQKYFRDVADHLARVQEQVVGFDELLNSILQANLAQASVAQNEDMRKITSWAAIIAVPTMVCGVYGMNFDHMPELHWKYGYPVIMGITVVLCLGIHRTLKRNGWL; encoded by the coding sequence ATGTCGATGATTCGTGACCTGCGTGCCGCGGTCCGTCCCTCGCTGCGCAAGGACGGCGGCGCGTACGACACCACCCGCGCGGCCGGGGCCAGTTCGGCCGTCGTGGACTGCGCGGTCTACCGCGACGGCGTCCGCCTCCCGTCCGACGACGGCCTCACCCCGCGTGCGGCGATCCGTCAGGCGCGGCGGGACGGCGGGTTCGCCTGGATCGGTCTGCACGAGCCGACCGAGGCCGAATTCGCCGGTGTGGCCGCCGAGTTCGGGCTGCACCCGCTGGCCGTCGAGGACGCCGTCCACGCCCACCAGCGCCCCAAGCTCGAGCGGTACGACGACACACTGTTCGCCGTCTTCAAGACCATCCACTACGTCGAGCACGACGAGCTCACCGCCACCAGCGAGGTCGTCGAGACCGGCGAGGTGATGTGCTTCACCGGACGGGACTTCTTCATCACCGTGCGGCACGGCGGCCAGGGCTCGCTGCGGGCGCTGCGGCACCGGCTGCAGGACGACCCCGAGCTGCTCACCAAAGGCCCCTCGGCCGTGCTGCACGCCATCGCCGACCACGTCGTCGACGGGTACGTGGCCGTCGCGGACGCCCTTCAGGACGACGTCGACGAGGTCGAGACCGAGGTGTTCTCGCCCGGGCCCCGGGGCGGGGTGTCGCGCGGTGTCGACTCGGCGCGGATCTACCAGCTCAAGCGCGAGGTGCTGGAGTTCAAGCGCGCGGTGTCGCCGCTGATGCGGCCCATGCAGCTGCTCAGCGAGCGGCCGATGCGGCTGGTCGACCCCGACATCCAGAAGTACTTCCGCGATGTCGCCGACCACCTCGCGCGGGTCCAGGAGCAGGTCGTCGGCTTCGACGAACTGCTCAACTCGATCCTCCAGGCCAACCTCGCGCAGGCCTCCGTCGCGCAGAACGAGGACATGCGCAAGATCACCTCCTGGGCGGCGATCATCGCCGTGCCGACGATGGTGTGCGGTGTGTACGGCATGAACTTCGACCACATGCCGGAGCTGCACTGGAAGTACGGCTACCCGGTGATCATGGGCATCACCGTGGTGCTCTGCCTGGGCATCCACCGCACCCTGAAGCGCAACGGCTGGCTCTGA
- a CDS encoding magnesium transporter MgtE N-terminal domain-containing protein, whose amino-acid sequence MAAGAPRIFVSHLSGIAVFDPSGDQVGRVRDLVAMLRVGRRPPRLLGLVVELSTRRRIFLPMTRVTGIESGQVITTGVLNVRRFEQRPTERLVIGELLDRRVTLVETDEEVTVLDISIQQLPARRDWEIDRVFVRKGRMGSAFRRARGETLTVEWSAVTGFSLEEHGQGAENLLATFEQLRPADLANVLHHLSSKRRAEVAAALDDDRLADVLEELPEDDQIEILGKLKEERAADVLEAMDPDDAADLLGELPEEDKERLLALMRPDDAADVRRLMAYEERTAGGLMTTEPIVLRPDATVADALARVRNPDLSPALAAQVYVCRPPDETPTGKYLGTVHFQRLLRDPPYTLVGSMIDDDLQPLDPEAVLPVVAGFFAAYDMVAAPVVDESGSLLGAVTVDDVLDHMLPEDWRETEFHLDGETPAETAGEGASDGS is encoded by the coding sequence ATGGCGGCAGGCGCCCCCAGGATCTTCGTCTCACACCTCTCCGGCATCGCCGTCTTCGACCCGAGCGGCGACCAGGTGGGCCGGGTGCGCGACCTGGTCGCCATGCTGCGCGTCGGGAGGCGGCCCCCTCGGCTGCTCGGCCTCGTCGTCGAACTGTCCACCCGCCGCCGCATCTTCCTGCCCATGACCCGGGTGACCGGCATCGAGTCGGGTCAGGTCATCACCACCGGCGTCCTCAACGTCCGCCGCTTCGAGCAGCGGCCCACCGAGCGGCTCGTCATCGGGGAGCTGCTCGACCGGCGGGTCACGCTCGTCGAGACGGACGAGGAGGTCACCGTCCTCGACATCTCCATCCAGCAGTTGCCCGCCCGTCGCGACTGGGAGATCGACCGGGTCTTCGTACGGAAGGGGCGCATGGGCAGCGCCTTCCGGCGGGCCAGGGGCGAGACGCTGACCGTCGAGTGGTCGGCCGTCACCGGGTTCTCGCTGGAGGAGCACGGGCAGGGCGCCGAGAACCTCCTCGCCACCTTCGAGCAGCTGCGCCCCGCCGACCTCGCGAACGTGCTGCACCATCTGTCCTCCAAGCGGCGCGCGGAGGTCGCGGCCGCCCTGGACGACGACCGGCTCGCGGACGTCCTGGAGGAGCTCCCCGAGGACGACCAGATCGAGATCCTCGGCAAGCTCAAGGAGGAGCGCGCCGCCGACGTCCTGGAGGCGATGGACCCCGACGACGCGGCCGACCTGCTCGGTGAGCTGCCGGAGGAGGACAAGGAGCGTCTGCTGGCGCTGATGCGGCCGGACGACGCGGCGGACGTACGGCGGCTGATGGCGTACGAGGAGCGCACCGCGGGCGGTCTGATGACGACCGAGCCGATCGTGCTGCGTCCCGACGCGACCGTCGCGGACGCGCTCGCGCGGGTGCGCAACCCCGACCTCTCCCCCGCGCTGGCCGCCCAGGTGTACGTGTGCCGCCCGCCGGACGAGACGCCGACCGGCAAGTACCTGGGCACGGTCCACTTCCAGCGGCTGCTGCGCGATCCGCCGTACACGCTCGTCGGCTCGATGATCGACGACGATCTGCAGCCGCTGGACCCGGAGGCCGTACTGCCCGTCGTGGCGGGCTTCTTCGCGGCGTACGACATGGTCGCGGCGCCCGTCGTCGACGAGAGCGGCTCGCTGCTGGGCGCGGTCACCGTGGACGACGTACTCGACCACATGCTGCCCGAGGACTGGCGCGAGACGGAGTTCCACCTGGACGGGGAGACACCGGCGGAGACGGCCGGTGAGGGGGCTTCTGATGGCTCCTGA